The DNA window GACGAGCAACGTGCGCGCGGCGTGGCTGCGTACTCGTCGGGCAACCACGCGCAGGCGGTTGCGCTGGCCGCTGCATTGCACGGCACGCCGGCGACGATCCTGATGCCTGAGGACGCACCGGCGACGAAGCTCGCGGCGACGCGCGGCTACGGCGCCAAGGTCGTGACGTACGACCGCTACAGGGAGGAGCGGACGACGCTCGGCGAGGCGCTCGCGGACGACGGCGGTTTGGCGCTGATCCCGCCGTTCAACCACGTCGACGTGATGGCCGGACAGGGGACGGTCGCGCTCGAACTGGTCGAGCAGGCGGGCCCGCTCGACACCTTGGTGGTCTGCGTGGGCGGTGGCGGGTTGATCTCGGGGTGCGCGACGGTCGCGAAGGCGCAGGACCCACCCGCGCGGGTCATCGGTGTCGAGCCGGAGGCGGGCGACGACGTGACGCGGTCGCTGGCGGCCGGGCACATCGTGGAGATCCGGACGCCGCGCACCATCGCCGACGGCCAGCAGACCACCGCACCCGGTGAGCTGACGTTCGCCGTCATGCGCGAACGGGTCGACGAGATGGTGCTGGTGTCCGACGTGCAGATCGTCGACGCGATGCGCTTCGCCTTCGAGCGGATGAAGATCGTGCTGGAGCCGAGCGGCGCGAGCGCGCTGGCTGCGCTGCTCGCCGGCGTCGTCGATGTCCGTGGTCAGCGTGTCGGGGTGGTGCTGTCGGGCGGCAACATCGGCGCGGACCGGTTCGCCGCACTCGTTGCCGGGGCTTGATCCCGACCCGCGGAGAGCCCGACAAGCAGCTCCTGGGAGCCAGATCACCCATGCGGTGCGCGGGCTCCCCCCGGACAGCGTCCGGCTCGCCCACGAACGGGGCCGGACATGCGTCACGCCCCGCCACGGGCGGGGCGTGTGACGACGACCGGTGCCAGCCGACCGTCGCGCGAAGTGGACGCCGACTACGCCGGTGTCACGTTGCTCGCCTGGGGGCCCTTCGGGCCCTCGGTCACCTCGAACTGCACGCGCTGTCCCTCGTCGAGGGACTTGTAGCCGCGCATCTGGATGGCGGAGAAGTGCACGAACAGGTCCGACCC is part of the Euzebyales bacterium genome and encodes:
- a CDS encoding threo-3-hydroxy-L-aspartate ammonia-lyase — translated: MVTVPLQVHAVEAAADVLRGVAHRTPVLTSTTLDERVEARVFAKAECFQRVGAFKFRGAYHAISRLTDEQRARGVAAYSSGNHAQAVALAAALHGTPATILMPEDAPATKLAATRGYGAKVVTYDRYREERTTLGEALADDGGLALIPPFNHVDVMAGQGTVALELVEQAGPLDTLVVCVGGGGLISGCATVAKAQDPPARVIGVEPEAGDDVTRSLAAGHIVEIRTPRTIADGQQTTAPGELTFAVMRERVDEMVLVSDVQIVDAMRFAFERMKIVLEPSGASALAALLAGVVDVRGQRVGVVLSGGNIGADRFAALVAGA
- a CDS encoding cold shock domain-containing protein, with product GSDLFVHFSAIQMRGYKSLDEGQRVQFEVTEGPKGPQASNVTPA